The proteins below are encoded in one region of uncultured Methanobrevibacter sp.:
- a CDS encoding FAD-dependent oxidoreductase — protein MKVVIVGGGAGGISTASNIRKLNKEIEITVITRDNKVAYSPCAIPYVLSGKIESFDDIVMRTPEDYKEKDIDVIIEAEVTAVDSDKKTVTYEKEGKETVLNYDKLVLATGGNPFVPPMQGVDLDGVYRIRNIDDGIKVQEAMKEAKSAIVTGAGLIGIEIAYALKKQGLNVILSEMLPQIVPRSLDKDMSDILVKYLEMEGIQVVLGKPITKLIGDGKVEKACFGDEELYDADMVIMATGVRAELKLAEMAGCEVGRWAIMVNDRMETSVEDVYAVGDCVESKDLILGSNTISQLGTTAVRQSKTLARTICDKKSKFNPVLNSMVSKVGKLEFGAVGYTTSFAQQNRIRPVVQKVEALTRARYYPNAKPMDIKVICDGNGTIIGCQIIAEERVAERIDTMTLAITEGLTCFDLSNMEFAYAPPVSMVTDPLILAVEEVSKKFN, from the coding sequence ATGAAAGTAGTAATTGTCGGTGGAGGAGCTGGAGGTATCTCAACAGCTTCAAATATACGTAAACTTAATAAAGAAATAGAAATTACAGTAATCACAAGAGACAATAAGGTAGCATACTCTCCATGCGCTATTCCTTATGTATTGTCTGGTAAAATAGAATCTTTTGATGATATTGTAATGAGAACTCCTGAAGATTATAAAGAAAAAGACATTGATGTTATCATTGAAGCAGAAGTTACTGCAGTCGATTCTGATAAAAAAACAGTAACCTATGAAAAAGAAGGAAAGGAAACTGTTTTAAATTACGATAAACTTGTGCTTGCAACCGGAGGTAATCCGTTTGTCCCTCCTATGCAGGGTGTAGACCTTGACGGTGTATATAGAATCAGAAACATCGATGACGGTATTAAAGTGCAGGAAGCTATGAAAGAAGCTAAAAGTGCAATCGTCACAGGTGCAGGTTTAATCGGAATCGAAATTGCATATGCTCTTAAAAAACAGGGTTTGAATGTTATTTTAAGTGAAATGCTTCCTCAGATTGTACCAAGGTCTCTTGACAAGGACATGTCTGACATTCTTGTAAAATACCTTGAGATGGAAGGAATTCAGGTTGTTTTAGGTAAACCAATCACCAAACTCATAGGTGACGGTAAAGTCGAAAAGGCATGCTTCGGTGATGAAGAACTTTATGACGCTGATATGGTCATCATGGCAACCGGTGTTAGAGCAGAACTTAAACTTGCAGAAATGGCAGGATGTGAAGTCGGAAGATGGGCTATTATGGTAAACGACAGGATGGAAACTTCAGTGGAAGACGTTTATGCTGTCGGAGACTGTGTAGAATCCAAAGACCTTATCTTAGGTTCAAACACCATTTCCCAGTTAGGTACTACTGCTGTTCGCCAGTCCAAAACTTTAGCACGTACAATATGTGACAAGAAATCCAAATTCAATCCTGTATTGAACTCCATGGTATCTAAAGTAGGTAAACTTGAATTCGGTGCTGTTGGATACACTACAAGTTTTGCTCAGCAGAACAGAATCAGACCGGTTGTACAAAAAGTTGAAGCTCTTACAAGAGCAAGATATTATCCGAACGCCAAACCGATGGATATCAAAGTTATCTGTGACGGAAACGGAACCATAATAGGATGTCAGATCATAGCAGAGGAAAGAGTGGCTGAAAGAATCGATACAATGACATTAGCTATTACAGAAGGTTTAACCTGCTTTGATTTAAGCAATATGGAATTCGCTTACGCACCGCCTGTATCAATGGTTACCGATCCGCTTATATTAGCAGTAGAAGAAGTAAGTAAAAAATTCAATTAA
- a CDS encoding CatA-like O-acetyltransferase: protein MKEINFDLERNPFINFLSSRYVMCARVDVEKLWKWCHENDKSFFVMSLGCLMNAVNSVDNLKRRIVDGKAVEYDHLDGVSPIMDEGKKIYREMRVKTPQEFEDIIEWHDYVRQLSQSILKGEDEGFTLEMEKRDFTNIANFSCIPWVDFDCITNCVLTGNQIQPLVTWGKVNENYKMSVSITVNHIFVNGRELGYFYENAQKEFDQF, encoded by the coding sequence ATGAAAGAAATCAATTTTGATTTAGAAAGGAACCCTTTTATTAATTTTTTATCTTCACGTTATGTGATGTGTGCAAGAGTAGATGTGGAAAAACTCTGGAAATGGTGCCATGAAAACGACAAGTCATTTTTTGTGATGAGTCTGGGATGTCTTATGAATGCTGTAAACTCAGTTGACAATCTTAAAAGAAGAATAGTTGACGGAAAAGCGGTTGAATATGACCATCTCGATGGAGTAAGTCCGATAATGGATGAAGGAAAAAAGATTTACAGAGAGATGAGAGTTAAAACACCTCAGGAGTTTGAAGATATCATAGAATGGCATGATTATGTTAGGCAGCTTTCCCAGTCTATTTTAAAAGGTGAAGATGAAGGATTTACATTAGAGATGGAGAAAAGAGACTTTACAAATATTGCCAACTTTTCCTGCATCCCGTGGGTTGATTTTGACTGCATTACCAACTGTGTTTTGACCGGAAACCAAATCCAGCCTCTTGTGACCTGGGGAAAAGTAAATGAAAATTATAAAATGAGCGTATCCATTACAGTCAATCACATATTTGTAAACGGCCGTGAACTAGGGTATTTTTATGAAAATGCACAAAAGGAGTTTGATCAGTTTTAA
- a CDS encoding TIGR04076 family protein yields MKKVKITILKTTFQEDLAKEYGIEGLTTCPLMKEGEVYYADYAKPDGFCDEAWKAIYQYVFALAHGVKDVWYYNDWIKTPGVAIVSCNDGLRPVIMKLEATDIESKND; encoded by the coding sequence ATGAAAAAAGTAAAGATTACTATTTTAAAAACAACTTTTCAGGAAGACCTGGCAAAGGAATACGGTATCGAAGGACTCACAACCTGCCCGTTAATGAAGGAAGGAGAAGTCTATTATGCTGATTATGCAAAGCCGGATGGATTTTGTGATGAGGCCTGGAAAGCAATATACCAGTATGTTTTTGCACTGGCTCATGGAGTTAAAGATGTCTGGTATTACAATGACTGGATTAAAACTCCGGGTGTTGCTATTGTTTCCTGCAATGACGGTTTAAGGCCGGTTATAATGAAACTGGAAGCAACTGACATTGAATCCAAAAACGATTAA
- a CDS encoding carboxypeptidase-like regulatory domain-containing protein, whose protein sequence is MEKNQIIILALIIVIVALLVGVVAMMMPNFAKKDTALKFKGNSTIGEGDSIQIKLTDADGNPISGAKVNVTVTNKDKSSDYHSVETNDQGVGKLTLDKDDGKYTISVTYGGNDKYKGCNATKTITIKKEAEQASSDTSSTSSSSSKSAYAYKSDGTPMYSQAEVDQYMYNKYGSVNYHVGSNGYMDLDEPGFDDAGHFVGY, encoded by the coding sequence ATGGAAAAAAATCAAATTATTATTTTGGCTTTAATTATAGTCATTGTTGCGCTTCTGGTCGGAGTGGTTGCAATGATGATGCCTAACTTTGCAAAAAAAGATACTGCCTTGAAATTTAAAGGCAATTCAACAATCGGCGAAGGGGATTCCATTCAGATAAAACTGACCGACGCTGACGGAAATCCTATATCCGGTGCAAAAGTAAATGTAACTGTTACAAACAAGGACAAGTCAAGTGACTATCACTCAGTAGAGACAAATGATCAGGGTGTTGGAAAATTAACACTTGATAAGGATGACGGAAAATACACAATATCCGTTACATATGGTGGAAATGATAAATATAAAGGTTGTAATGCTACAAAAACTATTACAATCAAAAAAGAAGCTGAACAGGCTTCATCAGATACATCATCAACATCATCTTCCAGTTCAAAGTCCGCATACGCATACAAATCTGACGGAACTCCAATGTACAGTCAGGCTGAAGTAGACCAGTACATGTACAACAAATACGGTTCTGTAAACTACCATGTAGGCAGTAACGGTTATATGGATCTTGACGAACCTGGATTTGACGATGCAGGTCACTTTGTCGGATACTAA
- the npdG gene encoding NADPH-dependent F420 reductase: protein MKVSIIGGTGPQGLGIAERLAIAGVDVIVGSRKEEKALDVVAKAKEDLADYDLSNMVGMANEDAAREGDVLIITVPLAAQKPTVEGIKEFCKDKIVMDATVPLETAIGGKPFRFIDLMEGSAAERTAKILEGTGAKVICAFCNISNSHLANIPEEIDCDCLIAGDDTEAKATAAEIIDKIPGIRTIDTGILEKARIIEKITPLLIGLNIKYKSHYGGLRITGIPALDKE, encoded by the coding sequence ATGAAAGTAAGTATAATAGGAGGAACCGGACCGCAAGGACTAGGAATTGCAGAAAGATTAGCTATTGCCGGTGTAGATGTAATTGTTGGTTCAAGAAAAGAAGAAAAAGCATTGGACGTTGTTGCAAAAGCAAAAGAAGACCTAGCAGACTATGACTTATCCAATATGGTTGGAATGGCAAACGAAGACGCTGCCCGTGAAGGGGATGTTTTAATTATCACTGTCCCGCTAGCAGCTCAAAAACCAACTGTTGAAGGAATAAAAGAGTTCTGTAAAGACAAAATTGTCATGGATGCAACTGTGCCTTTAGAAACAGCAATCGGAGGAAAACCGTTCAGATTCATTGATCTTATGGAAGGATCAGCTGCTGAAAGAACTGCTAAAATACTGGAAGGAACCGGCGCAAAAGTAATCTGTGCATTCTGTAACATTTCCAACTCACATCTTGCAAACATTCCTGAAGAAATCGACTGTGACTGTCTTATTGCAGGTGACGATACAGAAGCAAAAGCAACTGCAGCAGAAATCATCGACAAGATTCCGGGTATCAGAACAATAGACACAGGTATTCTTGAAAAAGCAAGAATTATTGAAAAAATCACTCCTCTGTTAATCGGATTGAACATCAAATACAAATCCCATTACGGCGGATTAAGAATTACCGGAATTCCTGCACTCGATAAGGAATAG
- a CDS encoding DUF2284 domain-containing protein produces MSEIKKLTADVDVSEYFEKYVNFEEVSKLCIEEQEALGYNWNYPPFDFDPNEVWDSYNKLKIIAFKIDFSAEELEHTFEEKELEFVLKRFERLKVKLMNEIYMLENENSLGLFLGKCNLCMRCTREVNMPCKMPFRMRYSLESLGAYVDRTVEDLFGYKILYAHDGKLPEYLIFVGGLLYDKK; encoded by the coding sequence ATGTCAGAGATTAAAAAACTTACAGCAGATGTGGATGTAAGTGAATATTTTGAAAAATATGTAAACTTTGAGGAAGTCTCAAAGCTGTGCATCGAAGAGCAGGAGGCTCTCGGATACAACTGGAACTATCCGCCATTTGATTTTGACCCCAATGAAGTGTGGGATTCCTACAATAAACTCAAGATAATTGCATTCAAGATTGACTTTTCAGCTGAAGAGCTGGAACATACATTTGAGGAAAAGGAACTTGAATTTGTTCTTAAAAGATTTGAAAGACTTAAAGTCAAGCTAATGAATGAGATATACATGCTTGAGAATGAAAACTCTTTAGGATTATTTTTAGGTAAATGCAACCTGTGCATGAGATGCACAAGAGAGGTCAACATGCCCTGCAAAATGCCTTTCAGGATGAGATACTCCCTTGAATCATTAGGTGCATACGTTGACAGAACAGTAGAAGATCTGTTTGGATACAAGATACTTTATGCTCATGATGGTAAACTGCCTGAATACCTGATATTCGTAGGCGGATTATTATATGATAAAAAATAG
- the cca gene encoding CCA tRNA nucleotidyltransferase: MDYGQILKDIKPTKKEQEDIDAMTRKLVNFLTETCHNEGIDAKITVVGSVAKRTALKGKSDIDIFMAFPLYVSEDILKEKGLYLAHKCSDAFDGVASHHFASHPYVTSDIDGYEVDLVPCYAIEDGSQLKSAVDRTILHTRFVKANLTAEGCDEVLLLKKFMDMTGTYGSEFKVGGFAGYLCELLIIRYGSFDETLKAVVEWKFGEIIDLEDYGTAGQFKDPLVVIDPTDKNRNVAAALRLNKMSEFIQSARNYLSSDNKKDYFYPLDKSLDKQAILEQFNKRGSDFIAVKFDIPDMPLDTLHPQLKMTASSMAEKIGNEEFNVFKADYSSNETDSAVIIFEMASSTLNDVKINYGPKVFLNNACNNFAAKYGPENCYIIDDFLVHKQERQFNNVKSFIEDIFTQNNIGKIKVGKNLRKTIISSYEFVSIEELASDEFYLGFLDDFLNPGQYIVR; encoded by the coding sequence ATGGATTATGGGCAGATATTAAAAGATATAAAACCAACTAAAAAAGAGCAGGAAGACATTGACGCAATGACTCGCAAACTGGTCAACTTCCTTACTGAAACATGTCATAATGAAGGAATTGATGCAAAAATTACTGTTGTCGGTTCTGTTGCAAAACGCACTGCTTTAAAGGGAAAATCCGACATTGACATATTCATGGCATTTCCATTGTATGTCAGTGAGGATATTTTAAAGGAAAAAGGTTTATATCTAGCTCATAAATGCAGTGATGCATTCGATGGTGTAGCATCACATCACTTTGCATCCCATCCATATGTCACAAGCGATATTGATGGATATGAAGTTGATCTGGTTCCATGTTATGCGATTGAAGACGGATCACAGCTTAAATCCGCAGTTGACAGAACAATCCTTCACACCAGATTTGTCAAGGCAAACCTGACAGCTGAAGGCTGTGATGAAGTGCTGCTTTTAAAAAAATTCATGGACATGACCGGAACATACGGCTCAGAGTTTAAGGTGGGGGGATTTGCAGGTTATCTCTGTGAACTTCTGATAATCAGATACGGAAGCTTTGATGAAACCCTTAAAGCAGTTGTTGAGTGGAAATTTGGTGAGATTATTGATCTTGAGGATTATGGAACTGCAGGTCAGTTTAAAGACCCTCTTGTTGTAATTGATCCGACTGACAAAAACCGCAATGTCGCTGCAGCATTAAGACTAAACAAAATGAGTGAATTCATACAGTCCGCTCGAAATTACCTATCATCAGACAATAAAAAAGATTACTTCTATCCATTAGATAAATCATTGGATAAACAGGCTATTTTGGAGCAGTTCAACAAAAGAGGCAGTGATTTTATTGCAGTCAAATTCGACATTCCGGACATGCCTCTCGATACTTTGCATCCTCAGCTTAAAATGACAGCTTCTTCCATGGCTGAAAAAATTGGCAATGAGGAATTCAATGTATTTAAGGCAGATTATTCATCCAATGAAACAGATTCTGCTGTGATAATTTTTGAGATGGCATCATCCACATTAAATGATGTCAAAATCAATTATGGTCCAAAAGTATTTCTGAATAATGCATGCAACAATTTTGCTGCAAAATACGGTCCTGAAAACTGCTATATAATTGATGATTTTTTAGTTCACAAACAGGAAAGGCAGTTCAATAATGTCAAATCATTCATTGAAGATATTTTCACTCAAAACAATATAGGAAAAATTAAAGTCGGTAAAAACCTCAGAAAGACAATTATAAGCTCCTATGAATTTGTATCAATAGAAGAGCTGGCTAGTGATGAGTTTTATCTGGGATTTTTAGATGATTTTTTAAATCCTGGTCAGTATATTGTAAGGTGA
- the thpR gene encoding RNA 2',3'-cyclic phosphodiesterase: MSQLRAFLAIDIDEDLKAKIYKVIKEFKQIDANIKYVDLENLHFTLKFFGDIDTEGIDLLSSKISNVVNDFDSFKIKIKGCGAFPNTKRIKVIWLGLEDDETVKKLHDELDKEFVKLGFDKDKKFSSHLTIGRMKSAKGKNKVKSTIEEFSDVEIGEMSVDKIILKKSTLTPQGPIYEDLEIFEL, from the coding sequence ATGAGTCAGCTAAGAGCATTTTTAGCTATTGATATCGATGAAGACCTTAAGGCTAAAATTTATAAGGTTATCAAAGAATTTAAACAGATTGATGCCAATATCAAATATGTTGATTTGGAAAACCTCCATTTTACATTAAAATTCTTCGGAGACATTGACACAGAAGGCATAGATTTGCTTTCATCAAAAATATCCAATGTCGTTAATGATTTTGACAGCTTTAAAATTAAAATCAAAGGCTGCGGAGCATTTCCAAACACCAAAAGAATTAAAGTTATCTGGCTGGGTCTTGAGGATGATGAAACAGTTAAAAAGTTACATGACGAGCTTGACAAGGAATTTGTCAAACTGGGCTTTGACAAGGACAAGAAATTCTCATCACACCTGACAATAGGCCGTATGAAATCTGCAAAAGGAAAAAACAAAGTCAAATCAACAATCGAAGAGTTCAGTGATGTTGAAATCGGTGAGATGAGTGTTGATAAGATAATCCTTAAAAAATCTACACTTACTCCTCAGGGACCGATATATGAAGATTTAGAAATATTTGAATTGTGA
- a CDS encoding 3-dehydroquinate synthase II has product MQNKFAWISTPDEVWDDKKEMITTALESGIDHVLDLDDIENIRKLGNVKIISNTDDADIYLVGINGEGDGVVELNEDFSDSVDIANAKKAKREGKTVCAYVIITDKAHEQLAVKLGPIVDYIILVGTDWTIIPLENIIADLQKEDVDIIAAVRDVDGAKVALETLEHGTDGVIFEANDFNKTKKIAQEVIEASQERYELKVATITNVKPLGSGDRVCVDTTDMMKPGEGMLIGSYSKSMFLVHSESLESEYVASRPFRVNAGPVQAYVMVPGNKTRYLSELVAGDEVLIVNTEGETRTAYVGRSKIERRPLILLEAEYEGQTIRTLLQNAETIRIVDENNEPLSVADVKPGDKVKVYIETSARHFGIAIDETIIEQ; this is encoded by the coding sequence ATGCAAAATAAATTTGCATGGATTTCAACTCCTGATGAAGTGTGGGACGACAAAAAGGAAATGATTACAACAGCACTTGAATCAGGAATAGACCATGTTCTCGACCTTGATGATATTGAAAACATCAGAAAACTCGGAAACGTTAAAATCATCTCAAATACCGATGATGCAGACATCTATCTTGTAGGTATCAACGGTGAAGGTGACGGTGTCGTTGAACTCAATGAAGATTTTTCCGATTCAGTTGACATTGCAAATGCAAAAAAAGCAAAAAGAGAAGGAAAAACAGTCTGTGCATATGTGATAATTACAGATAAAGCACACGAACAGCTGGCTGTTAAGTTAGGTCCTATTGTAGATTATATCATACTTGTCGGAACCGACTGGACAATCATTCCTCTTGAAAACATCATTGCAGACCTTCAAAAAGAGGACGTTGATATCATCGCAGCGGTACGTGACGTTGACGGTGCAAAAGTTGCACTTGAAACATTGGAACACGGTACCGATGGAGTAATATTTGAAGCAAATGACTTCAACAAAACCAAAAAAATAGCACAGGAAGTCATCGAGGCATCACAGGAAAGATATGAACTTAAAGTTGCAACAATAACAAACGTAAAACCTTTAGGTTCAGGTGACAGGGTATGTGTCGATACAACAGACATGATGAAACCCGGCGAAGGAATGCTTATAGGTTCATATTCAAAATCAATGTTTCTTGTTCACTCAGAAAGTCTTGAAAGTGAATACGTTGCATCAAGACCGTTCAGAGTAAATGCAGGACCTGTTCAGGCTTATGTAATGGTTCCGGGAAACAAGACAAGATATCTCTCAGAACTAGTTGCCGGAGATGAAGTGCTCATTGTCAATACCGAAGGGGAAACAAGAACAGCTTACGTTGGAAGAAGCAAAATCGAGAGAAGACCATTGATACTTCTTGAAGCTGAATATGAAGGCCAGACCATACGCACACTCCTTCAGAATGCAGAAACAATAAGAATTGTAGATGAAAACAATGAACCTTTATCAGTTGCTGATGTAAAACCGGGAGATAAGGTTAAAGTTTACATTGAAACAAGCGCACGTCACTTCGGAATTGCTATTGATGAAACAATCATAGAACAATAG
- a CDS encoding 2-amino-3,7-dideoxy-D-threo-hept-6-ulosonate synthase, with protein sequence MIGKKIRLERIINRNTGRTVIAPMDHGVSSGPIPGIINMDETVENISQGGADAILMHKGIVKQGHRGYGKDIGLIVHLSASTSLAPDPNDKVTVTSVEKAIQLGADAVSVHVNLGSETESQMLQELGEIAETCDYWGMPLLAMMYPRGQKVENEHDVEFVKHAARVGSELGVDIVKTNYTGDPDSFKEVVEGAIVPVVIAGGPKVETDEELLTMVKESLEVGGAGVAFGRNLFQAANPGKITRAISEVVHNDLEVEEAMEFLK encoded by the coding sequence ATGATAGGTAAAAAAATTCGTCTGGAAAGAATCATTAACAGAAATACAGGAAGAACCGTTATAGCACCAATGGATCACGGTGTATCAAGCGGTCCTATTCCAGGAATCATCAACATGGATGAAACAGTCGAAAATATCTCCCAAGGAGGAGCAGATGCAATTTTAATGCACAAAGGTATTGTAAAACAGGGCCATCGTGGATACGGTAAGGATATAGGTCTTATCGTACACTTGTCCGCAAGTACATCCCTTGCACCGGACCCAAATGACAAAGTTACTGTAACAAGTGTTGAAAAAGCTATTCAGCTTGGTGCAGATGCAGTATCTGTCCATGTAAACCTTGGAAGTGAAACAGAAAGCCAAATGCTCCAGGAATTAGGAGAAATAGCTGAAACCTGTGACTACTGGGGAATGCCACTTTTAGCAATGATGTACCCTAGAGGACAAAAAGTCGAAAACGAACACGATGTTGAATTCGTAAAACATGCAGCACGTGTAGGTTCAGAACTTGGAGTAGACATTGTCAAAACAAACTACACAGGAGATCCTGATTCATTTAAAGAAGTTGTTGAAGGAGCAATCGTACCTGTTGTCATTGCAGGCGGACCAAAAGTTGAAACCGATGAAGAATTATTAACCATGGTAAAAGAATCTCTTGAAGTCGGCGGTGCAGGTGTAGCATTCGGACGTAACCTGTTCCAGGCAGCAAACCCTGGAAAAATCACAAGAGCAATTTCTGAAGTAGTTCACAATGACCTTGAAGTAGAAGAAGCAATGGAATTCTTGAAATAG
- a CDS encoding SAM-dependent methyltransferase → MIKLSYNIKNYRKDLLEIVNEGDTVIELGCHLGGTTKLLENCNVFAVDNSPEAVDVMNGLDNVYFISGDVRLHDVLAEVFKKVQKCDVLAIDLGGGYHPDTVFKVFYIWSSTFKPKHTVIRNRGLLEFFNTATGSAEDYQSGEGYLESYHDSGIPPQIKEFDLWTPSLDK, encoded by the coding sequence ATGATTAAACTTAGCTATAATATAAAAAATTACAGAAAAGATCTTCTTGAAATTGTTAATGAAGGCGATACTGTAATTGAACTCGGGTGCCATCTTGGAGGTACAACAAAACTGCTTGAAAACTGCAATGTATTTGCTGTTGACAACTCTCCCGAAGCTGTTGATGTCATGAACGGTCTTGATAATGTATATTTTATTTCTGGTGATGTTCGTCTGCATGACGTACTTGCTGAGGTGTTTAAGAAAGTTCAAAAATGTGATGTCCTGGCAATTGACTTGGGTGGAGGATATCATCCCGACACTGTTTTTAAGGTTTTTTATATATGGTCAAGCACATTCAAGCCAAAACACACTGTAATTAGAAACCGTGGACTTTTGGAATTTTTCAACACAGCAACCGGCAGCGCAGAAGATTATCAAAGCGGTGAAGGTTATCTTGAAAGCTATCATGATTCAGGTATTCCACCGCAAATTAAGGAATTTGACTTATGGACTCCATCACTGGACAAATAG
- a CDS encoding pantoate kinase, with protein sequence MTVSVFVPGHITGFFTIEKHEIKLKNGSRGVGFLLTKGVRTTVSKSDELIIEVNQGDSTVIDAVLSILEIDANFKITQDIQLPIGAGFGTSAASALSLTLALNEFLDLGYSDELCGQIAHMAEVNIGGGLGDVIAQTGNGLVLRTKPGAPGIGEIKSFSEDVFIAWKTFGPIDTSEIISDSKYPQIISSSGSKYLELFENEPTVENFLSFSNRFSHEIGLMSDEVKNQIDYFESSSDILGTSMAMLGNTVFAFAYNEDAFKNLNIENLHIDKLNNIGITYD encoded by the coding sequence ATGACTGTTTCAGTATTTGTACCTGGCCACATAACAGGATTTTTCACAATTGAAAAACATGAAATCAAATTAAAAAACGGTTCACGTGGTGTGGGATTTTTACTCACAAAAGGTGTCAGAACCACGGTTTCAAAATCAGATGAACTGATTATTGAAGTCAATCAGGGTGATTCAACTGTCATCGATGCAGTTTTATCCATTCTGGAAATTGATGCTAATTTTAAGATTACTCAAGATATTCAGCTGCCGATAGGGGCTGGTTTTGGGACATCAGCTGCCTCTGCATTAAGTCTGACTTTAGCATTAAATGAATTTCTCGATTTGGGATATTCAGATGAACTGTGCGGACAGATTGCGCACATGGCGGAAGTCAATATTGGCGGGGGTCTTGGAGATGTAATTGCCCAGACCGGAAACGGGCTGGTTTTAAGAACAAAACCTGGTGCGCCGGGGATAGGTGAGATAAAATCATTCAGTGAAGATGTATTTATAGCCTGGAAGACATTTGGGCCAATTGATACTTCAGAGATTATATCTGATTCGAAATATCCGCAAATCATTTCCTCTTCAGGTTCCAAATATCTGGAACTGTTTGAAAATGAGCCTACAGTGGAAAATTTTTTATCATTTTCCAACAGGTTTTCTCATGAGATAGGCCTTATGTCAGATGAAGTGAAAAATCAAATTGATTATTTTGAATCTTCGAGTGATATTTTAGGTACTTCCATGGCTATGCTTGGAAATACAGTATTTGCATTTGCATATAATGAAGATGCATTCAAAAACCTAAACATTGAAAACTTACATATAGATAAACTCAACAACATTGGGATAACTTATGATTAA